A region of Argentina anserina chromosome 5, drPotAnse1.1, whole genome shotgun sequence DNA encodes the following proteins:
- the LOC126794572 gene encoding chaperone protein dnaJ 1, mitochondrial isoform X3, with protein sequence MRKLSLLGLCRRRVLSPFAGESVTDHRRLCPLTEALCRTPGLSSSSGSVAGFATSFGNRHFHASGFCCAPQRDDYETLGVSKSAGKYEIKKAFRTLAKKYHPDANRNNPSYKRKFQEIREAYETLQDPEKRAEYDMKQSSGYTAGDAEDFRYNYQTHGSTADAGGFGHGFKPHFSSSFHKIFSEIFERDFDQVAPDIQVELSLSFSEAVRGCTRHMSVTAHVPCDSCDGHGYPLKAKTKVCPICRGIGRVTIPPFTSTCSTCKGSGQIIRDHCVSCVGLGIVEGEREVEVSIPAGVDSGDTIRVPEAGNSGPRGSQPGWLYIKLKVAKDPIFARDGADVYVDSNISFTRAILGGKVEVPTLTGKTKVKIPKGVQPGEQIVLRGKGLPKHGFLVHNGDQYVCFRVQFPTKINERQHAILEEFAKEEIIHGNSNSHNKDWLYQQLSTG encoded by the exons ATGCGCAAATTGAGCTTGCTTGGCCTC TGCCGGAGGCGCGTACTTTCCCCGTTCGCCGGAGAATCGGTCACTGATCACCGGAGACTTTGCCCGCTGACAGAGGCATTGTGTCGAACACCTG GTTTGAGCTCTTCTTCTGGTTCGGTAGCTGGTTTCGCAACTTCGTTTGGGAATCGTCATTTCCACGCCTCAG GATTTTGCTGTGCACCGCAACGAGACGACTATGAAACTCTCGGCGTTTCGAAAAGCGCAGGCAAATATGAGATTAAGAAGGCTTTTCGAACG CTGGCCAAGAAATACCATCCTGATGCAAATAGGAACAATCCTTCTTATAAGAGAAAATTTCAGGAGATAAGAGAAGCTTACGAG ACATTGCAAGATCCTGAAAAGAGGGCAGAATATGACATG AAGCAATCAAGTGGGTATACTGCTGGTGATGCAGAAGATTTTAGATATAATTATCAAACACACGGTTCTACAGCTGATGCAGGGGGGTTCGGACATGGTTTTAAACCTCACTTCTCCAGTTCATTTCATAAAATATTCTCAGAG ATATTTGAACGTGATTTCGATCAAGTAGCACCTGACATTCAG GTGGAGCTTTCACTCTCTTTTTCTGAAGCTGTTAGAGGATGCACAAGGCATATGTCTGTCACTGCACATGTTCCCTGTGATTCTTGtg ATGGGCATGGCTATCCGCTAAAGGCCAAGACAAAAGTCTGTCCTATTTGCAGAGGTATTGGGAGA GTTACAATTCCTCCATTCACATCAACATGCAGCACTTGTAAAGGGTCTGGCCAAATAATCAGG GATCATTGTGTATCATGTGTAGGATTAGGGATAGTTGAAGGTGAAAGAGAGGTTGAAGTTAGCATCCCAGCAG GTGTGGATTCTGGAGATACAATCCGCGTACCAGAGGCTGGGAATAGTGGGCCACGAGGAAGCCAACCAGGCTGGTTATACATCAAGCTAAAG GTTGCTAAAGATCCTATTTTCGCTAGGGATGGTGCAGATGTTTACGTGGATTCTAATATCAGCTTTACTCGA GCTATTCTTGGTGGTAAGGTTGAAGTGCCAACTTTAACTGGGAAGACAAAAGTAAAA ATACCAAAGGGGGTTCAACCTGGAGAACAGATCGTGCTAAGAGGCAAAG GACTACCGAAGCATGGTTTCCTAGTTCACAATGGAGACCAATATGTTTGTTTCCGTGTCCAGTTTCCAAC TAAAATAAATGAACGTCAACATGCCATATTAGAAGAATTTGCGAAGGAGGAAATAATTCATGGAAACAGCAATTCCCACAATAAAGACTG GCTTTATCAGCAGCTATCTACTGGTTGA
- the LOC126794572 gene encoding chaperone protein dnaJ 1, mitochondrial isoform X2 — MRKLSLLGLCRRRVLSPFAGESVTDHRRLCPLTEALCRTPGLSSSSGSVAGFATSFGNRHFHASGFCCAPQRDDYETLGVSKSAGKYEIKKAFRTLAKKYHPDANRNNPSYKRKFQEIREAYETLQDPEKRAEYDMQSSGYTAGDAEDFRYNYQTHGSTADAGGFGHGFKPHFSSSFHKIFSEIFERDFDQVAPDIQVELSLSFSEAVRGCTRHMSVTAHVPCDSCDGHGYPLKAKTKVCPICRGIGRVTIPPFTSTCSTCKGSGQIIRDHCVSCVGLGIVEGEREVEVSIPAGVDSGDTIRVPEAGNSGPRGSQPGWLYIKLKVAKDPIFARDGADVYVDSNISFTRAILGGKVEVPTLTGKTKVKIPKGVQPGEQIVLRGKGLPKHGFLVHNGDQYVCFRVQFPTKINERQHAILEEFAKEEIIHGNSNSHNKDWLQWITERVTGPRFVLDLSIIVLILLLPSKTIG, encoded by the exons ATGCGCAAATTGAGCTTGCTTGGCCTC TGCCGGAGGCGCGTACTTTCCCCGTTCGCCGGAGAATCGGTCACTGATCACCGGAGACTTTGCCCGCTGACAGAGGCATTGTGTCGAACACCTG GTTTGAGCTCTTCTTCTGGTTCGGTAGCTGGTTTCGCAACTTCGTTTGGGAATCGTCATTTCCACGCCTCAG GATTTTGCTGTGCACCGCAACGAGACGACTATGAAACTCTCGGCGTTTCGAAAAGCGCAGGCAAATATGAGATTAAGAAGGCTTTTCGAACG CTGGCCAAGAAATACCATCCTGATGCAAATAGGAACAATCCTTCTTATAAGAGAAAATTTCAGGAGATAAGAGAAGCTTACGAG ACATTGCAAGATCCTGAAAAGAGGGCAGAATATGACATG CAATCAAGTGGGTATACTGCTGGTGATGCAGAAGATTTTAGATATAATTATCAAACACACGGTTCTACAGCTGATGCAGGGGGGTTCGGACATGGTTTTAAACCTCACTTCTCCAGTTCATTTCATAAAATATTCTCAGAG ATATTTGAACGTGATTTCGATCAAGTAGCACCTGACATTCAG GTGGAGCTTTCACTCTCTTTTTCTGAAGCTGTTAGAGGATGCACAAGGCATATGTCTGTCACTGCACATGTTCCCTGTGATTCTTGtg ATGGGCATGGCTATCCGCTAAAGGCCAAGACAAAAGTCTGTCCTATTTGCAGAGGTATTGGGAGA GTTACAATTCCTCCATTCACATCAACATGCAGCACTTGTAAAGGGTCTGGCCAAATAATCAGG GATCATTGTGTATCATGTGTAGGATTAGGGATAGTTGAAGGTGAAAGAGAGGTTGAAGTTAGCATCCCAGCAG GTGTGGATTCTGGAGATACAATCCGCGTACCAGAGGCTGGGAATAGTGGGCCACGAGGAAGCCAACCAGGCTGGTTATACATCAAGCTAAAG GTTGCTAAAGATCCTATTTTCGCTAGGGATGGTGCAGATGTTTACGTGGATTCTAATATCAGCTTTACTCGA GCTATTCTTGGTGGTAAGGTTGAAGTGCCAACTTTAACTGGGAAGACAAAAGTAAAA ATACCAAAGGGGGTTCAACCTGGAGAACAGATCGTGCTAAGAGGCAAAG GACTACCGAAGCATGGTTTCCTAGTTCACAATGGAGACCAATATGTTTGTTTCCGTGTCCAGTTTCCAAC TAAAATAAATGAACGTCAACATGCCATATTAGAAGAATTTGCGAAGGAGGAAATAATTCATGGAAACAGCAATTCCCACAATAAAGACTG GTTACAGTGGATTACGGAACGTGTTACGGGTCCGAGATTTGTGCTTGACTTGTCGATAATAGTATTGATCCTTTTGTTGCCGAGCAAAACCATAGGCTGA
- the LOC126794572 gene encoding chaperone protein dnaJ 1, mitochondrial isoform X4 codes for MRKLSLLGLCRRRVLSPFAGESVTDHRRLCPLTEALCRTPGLSSSSGSVAGFATSFGNRHFHASGFCCAPQRDDYETLGVSKSAGKYEIKKAFRTLAKKYHPDANRNNPSYKRKFQEIREAYETLQDPEKRAEYDMKQSSGYTAGDAEDFRYNYQTHGSTADAGGFGHGFKPHFSSSFHKIFSEIFERDFDQVAPDIQVELSLSFSEAVRGCTRHMSVTAHVPCDSCDGHGYPLKAKTKVCPICRGIGRVTIPPFTSTCSTCKGSGQIIRDHCVSCVGLGIVEGEREVEVSIPAGVDSGDTIRVPEAGNSGPRGSQPGWLYIKLKVAKDPIFARDGADVYVDSNISFTRAILGGKVEVPTLTGKTKVKIPKGVQPGEQIVLRGKGLPKHGFLVHNGDQYVCFRVQFPTKINERQHAILEEFAKEEIIHGNSNSHNKD; via the exons ATGCGCAAATTGAGCTTGCTTGGCCTC TGCCGGAGGCGCGTACTTTCCCCGTTCGCCGGAGAATCGGTCACTGATCACCGGAGACTTTGCCCGCTGACAGAGGCATTGTGTCGAACACCTG GTTTGAGCTCTTCTTCTGGTTCGGTAGCTGGTTTCGCAACTTCGTTTGGGAATCGTCATTTCCACGCCTCAG GATTTTGCTGTGCACCGCAACGAGACGACTATGAAACTCTCGGCGTTTCGAAAAGCGCAGGCAAATATGAGATTAAGAAGGCTTTTCGAACG CTGGCCAAGAAATACCATCCTGATGCAAATAGGAACAATCCTTCTTATAAGAGAAAATTTCAGGAGATAAGAGAAGCTTACGAG ACATTGCAAGATCCTGAAAAGAGGGCAGAATATGACATG AAGCAATCAAGTGGGTATACTGCTGGTGATGCAGAAGATTTTAGATATAATTATCAAACACACGGTTCTACAGCTGATGCAGGGGGGTTCGGACATGGTTTTAAACCTCACTTCTCCAGTTCATTTCATAAAATATTCTCAGAG ATATTTGAACGTGATTTCGATCAAGTAGCACCTGACATTCAG GTGGAGCTTTCACTCTCTTTTTCTGAAGCTGTTAGAGGATGCACAAGGCATATGTCTGTCACTGCACATGTTCCCTGTGATTCTTGtg ATGGGCATGGCTATCCGCTAAAGGCCAAGACAAAAGTCTGTCCTATTTGCAGAGGTATTGGGAGA GTTACAATTCCTCCATTCACATCAACATGCAGCACTTGTAAAGGGTCTGGCCAAATAATCAGG GATCATTGTGTATCATGTGTAGGATTAGGGATAGTTGAAGGTGAAAGAGAGGTTGAAGTTAGCATCCCAGCAG GTGTGGATTCTGGAGATACAATCCGCGTACCAGAGGCTGGGAATAGTGGGCCACGAGGAAGCCAACCAGGCTGGTTATACATCAAGCTAAAG GTTGCTAAAGATCCTATTTTCGCTAGGGATGGTGCAGATGTTTACGTGGATTCTAATATCAGCTTTACTCGA GCTATTCTTGGTGGTAAGGTTGAAGTGCCAACTTTAACTGGGAAGACAAAAGTAAAA ATACCAAAGGGGGTTCAACCTGGAGAACAGATCGTGCTAAGAGGCAAAG GACTACCGAAGCATGGTTTCCTAGTTCACAATGGAGACCAATATGTTTGTTTCCGTGTCCAGTTTCCAAC TAAAATAAATGAACGTCAACATGCCATATTAGAAGAATTTGCGAAGGAGGAAATAATTCATGGAAACAGCAATTCCCACAATAAAGACTG A
- the LOC126794572 gene encoding chaperone protein dnaJ 1, mitochondrial isoform X1, which yields MRKLSLLGLCRRRVLSPFAGESVTDHRRLCPLTEALCRTPGLSSSSGSVAGFATSFGNRHFHASGFCCAPQRDDYETLGVSKSAGKYEIKKAFRTLAKKYHPDANRNNPSYKRKFQEIREAYETLQDPEKRAEYDMKQSSGYTAGDAEDFRYNYQTHGSTADAGGFGHGFKPHFSSSFHKIFSEIFERDFDQVAPDIQVELSLSFSEAVRGCTRHMSVTAHVPCDSCDGHGYPLKAKTKVCPICRGIGRVTIPPFTSTCSTCKGSGQIIRDHCVSCVGLGIVEGEREVEVSIPAGVDSGDTIRVPEAGNSGPRGSQPGWLYIKLKVAKDPIFARDGADVYVDSNISFTRAILGGKVEVPTLTGKTKVKIPKGVQPGEQIVLRGKGLPKHGFLVHNGDQYVCFRVQFPTKINERQHAILEEFAKEEIIHGNSNSHNKDWLQWITERVTGPRFVLDLSIIVLILLLPSKTIG from the exons ATGCGCAAATTGAGCTTGCTTGGCCTC TGCCGGAGGCGCGTACTTTCCCCGTTCGCCGGAGAATCGGTCACTGATCACCGGAGACTTTGCCCGCTGACAGAGGCATTGTGTCGAACACCTG GTTTGAGCTCTTCTTCTGGTTCGGTAGCTGGTTTCGCAACTTCGTTTGGGAATCGTCATTTCCACGCCTCAG GATTTTGCTGTGCACCGCAACGAGACGACTATGAAACTCTCGGCGTTTCGAAAAGCGCAGGCAAATATGAGATTAAGAAGGCTTTTCGAACG CTGGCCAAGAAATACCATCCTGATGCAAATAGGAACAATCCTTCTTATAAGAGAAAATTTCAGGAGATAAGAGAAGCTTACGAG ACATTGCAAGATCCTGAAAAGAGGGCAGAATATGACATG AAGCAATCAAGTGGGTATACTGCTGGTGATGCAGAAGATTTTAGATATAATTATCAAACACACGGTTCTACAGCTGATGCAGGGGGGTTCGGACATGGTTTTAAACCTCACTTCTCCAGTTCATTTCATAAAATATTCTCAGAG ATATTTGAACGTGATTTCGATCAAGTAGCACCTGACATTCAG GTGGAGCTTTCACTCTCTTTTTCTGAAGCTGTTAGAGGATGCACAAGGCATATGTCTGTCACTGCACATGTTCCCTGTGATTCTTGtg ATGGGCATGGCTATCCGCTAAAGGCCAAGACAAAAGTCTGTCCTATTTGCAGAGGTATTGGGAGA GTTACAATTCCTCCATTCACATCAACATGCAGCACTTGTAAAGGGTCTGGCCAAATAATCAGG GATCATTGTGTATCATGTGTAGGATTAGGGATAGTTGAAGGTGAAAGAGAGGTTGAAGTTAGCATCCCAGCAG GTGTGGATTCTGGAGATACAATCCGCGTACCAGAGGCTGGGAATAGTGGGCCACGAGGAAGCCAACCAGGCTGGTTATACATCAAGCTAAAG GTTGCTAAAGATCCTATTTTCGCTAGGGATGGTGCAGATGTTTACGTGGATTCTAATATCAGCTTTACTCGA GCTATTCTTGGTGGTAAGGTTGAAGTGCCAACTTTAACTGGGAAGACAAAAGTAAAA ATACCAAAGGGGGTTCAACCTGGAGAACAGATCGTGCTAAGAGGCAAAG GACTACCGAAGCATGGTTTCCTAGTTCACAATGGAGACCAATATGTTTGTTTCCGTGTCCAGTTTCCAAC TAAAATAAATGAACGTCAACATGCCATATTAGAAGAATTTGCGAAGGAGGAAATAATTCATGGAAACAGCAATTCCCACAATAAAGACTG GTTACAGTGGATTACGGAACGTGTTACGGGTCCGAGATTTGTGCTTGACTTGTCGATAATAGTATTGATCCTTTTGTTGCCGAGCAAAACCATAGGCTGA
- the LOC126794576 gene encoding purine permease 1-like yields the protein METTDEEQRKAAALKRLLLILSCVLLSIGNCGGPLIMRLYFIHGGKRVWLSCMLETGGWPIILVPIAIAYYHRRKNQAPAEPPTKLFLMKLPLFVASAVIGVITGLDDYLYAYGVARLPISTSALIIAAQLAFTALFAFILVKQKFTSYSINAVVLLTVGAAILSLNTSSDRPKGESNMQYMVGFMMTVAAAALYGFVLPLVELMYKKAKQNITYALVLEIQMVMSLFATIFCVIGMLVNNDFKVIPREARKFELGETTYYVVLVVSAIVWQAFFLGAIGVIFCASSLLSGIVIAVLLPVTEIFAVIFYKEKFQAEKGVSLVLSLWGFVSYFYGEIKHKKESEQVKEKENNKDSGTTDTENPQLVPNP from the exons ATGGAAACCACCGATGAGGAGCAACGTAAAGCCGCCGCCCTGAAAAGGTTGCTGCTCATTCTGAGCTGCGTGCTCTTATCCATAGGCAACTGCGGCGGCCCTTTAATAATGCGCCTGTACTTCATCCACGGTGGCAAGCGTGTCTGGCTTTCGTGCATGCTGGAAACCGGTGGCTGGCCCATAATCCTCGTTCCTATAGCCATCGCCTACTACCACCGCCGCAAAAACCAAGCTCCAGCCGAACCACCGACCAAGCTCTTCCTCATGAAGCTCCCTCTCTTCGTTGCCTCCGCCGTCATCGGCGTCATAACCGGCCTTGACGACTACCTCTACGCCTATGGTGTTGCACGCCTCCCTATCTCCACCTCAGCCCTAATTATTGCGGCACAGCTGGCTTTCACGGCCTTGTTTGCCTTCATACTCGTGAAGCAGAAGTTCACGTCGTATTCGATAAACGCGGTCGTACTTCTGACGGTTGGGGCGGCGATTCTTAGCCTGAACACGAGCTCCGACCGGCCCAAGGGAGAGTCGAACATGCAGTACATGGTGGGGTTCATGATGACGGTTGCCGCGGCTGCGTTGTATGGGTTTGTGTTGCCGTTGGTGGAGTTGATGTACAAGAAGGCCAAGCAGAACATCACGTATGCTTTGGTTTTGGAGATTCAGATGGTTATGAGCTTGTTCGCCACCATTTTCTGCGTGATTGGGATGCTGGTCAACAATGACTTCAAG GTAATTCCGAGAGAAGCGAGAAAATTCGAGCTCGGGGAGACTACGTACTACGTGGTGCTTGTAGTGAGTGCAATAGTCTGGCAGGCTTTCTTCCTGGGAGCCATAGGAGTCATCTTCTGTGCCTCATCTCTACTCTCCGGCATCGTAATCGCTGTTCTGCTACCGGTAACAGAGATCTTTGCAGTGATCTTTTACAAAGAAAAGTTCCAAGCAGAAAAGGGGGTTTCTCTTGTACTTTCCCTATGGGGTTTTGTCTCATACTTCTACGGCGAGATAAAACACAAGAAGGAAAGCGAGCAGGttaaggaaaaggaaaacaacAAAGACAGTGGTACAACAGACACAGAAAACCCTCAGTTAGTTCCAAACCCTTGA